A stretch of Terriglobia bacterium DNA encodes these proteins:
- a CDS encoding SpoIVB peptidase S55 domain-containing protein, which yields MRFRKCIAAAALVLLAASALRAQSQDQFFPLSGIRPGLKGVGRTVFQGNKVQEFQVEFLGVLKNLLAPKHDVILVRLSGGPLAETGVIAGMSGSPIYVDGKLVGAVALAFPFAKEAIAGVTPIQEMLDVVPKPPKAANAEQATRAPASLPFKIAGTALHPDGSARLIPDEAPDATSINNLMKRLPPASNNGGLMDLLLPLRFGGFSAEAMQTYAPLFNRMGFQPMQGAGISSSPEAQQAGPKGPEPGTMVSLSLVRGDLNLNVDCTVTYRRENDIYACGHRFLMVGPTKIPFSESHVLASVPSVASSFKIDVPGPEVGTIRQDRFGAVYGVLGERAPMIPVHIHLDSSLNTKTDYNFDIVEQSFLSPLLLNLGVISTLGGTERSLGPSTLDLQGNIYLEGGETVTVEDVASGEINTAALAGASVSSPLNYLLGGDFPGLRIQRIDLKIVSRDEKRVAVLEQVWSTKSQVSPGDHIEVTGLLRTSSGETEVEKIPVDIPESISDKRLSLVVGSGASLNAIQNRLTPIGTTPRDLQQLVRALNRMRRNNRLYALLMTPQRSLTLQGEEYPSPPPSLVQTFLADPAVSNSVIYGNASVVGDYQTKPTQYTIEGQKTLYLNVENVGN from the coding sequence ATGCGATTCCGTAAGTGCATCGCCGCCGCGGCGCTCGTGCTGCTGGCAGCTTCCGCTCTCCGGGCCCAAAGCCAGGACCAGTTCTTTCCGCTCAGCGGTATCCGGCCGGGGCTTAAAGGCGTTGGCCGGACGGTGTTCCAGGGCAATAAAGTTCAGGAATTTCAGGTTGAGTTTCTGGGTGTGCTCAAGAACCTTCTGGCGCCGAAGCACGACGTGATCCTGGTGCGCCTGTCGGGCGGGCCGCTGGCCGAGACTGGCGTGATTGCTGGGATGAGTGGAAGTCCGATATACGTTGACGGCAAGCTGGTTGGGGCGGTGGCCCTGGCTTTCCCCTTCGCCAAAGAGGCGATCGCGGGCGTAACGCCCATCCAGGAGATGCTGGACGTAGTTCCCAAGCCGCCGAAGGCTGCCAATGCAGAACAGGCCACCCGCGCGCCTGCGAGCCTGCCCTTCAAGATTGCAGGCACAGCACTCCATCCTGACGGCTCAGCGCGGCTGATTCCCGATGAGGCTCCGGACGCTACAAGCATAAACAACCTGATGAAGCGTCTGCCCCCGGCGAGCAATAATGGCGGGCTCATGGACCTGCTGCTGCCGCTTCGCTTTGGCGGCTTCTCAGCCGAAGCCATGCAGACCTATGCTCCGCTATTCAACCGGATGGGCTTTCAGCCGATGCAAGGGGCGGGGATTTCCAGCAGCCCCGAGGCCCAACAGGCTGGTCCCAAGGGACCCGAGCCGGGAACAATGGTCAGCCTGTCGCTGGTGAGGGGCGATTTGAATCTGAACGTCGACTGCACGGTAACCTATCGGAGGGAAAATGATATTTATGCCTGCGGCCACCGCTTCCTAATGGTGGGGCCAACGAAGATACCTTTCTCCGAGTCGCACGTACTGGCGTCAGTTCCGAGCGTCGCGAGTTCGTTCAAGATCGACGTGCCGGGGCCGGAAGTGGGCACCATTCGGCAGGACCGTTTTGGAGCGGTTTACGGCGTGCTGGGCGAGAGGGCGCCCATGATCCCGGTCCATATCCATTTAGATTCAAGCCTGAATACGAAAACAGATTACAACTTCGACATCGTCGAGCAGTCATTCCTCTCGCCCTTGTTGTTAAACTTGGGCGTTATTTCTACTCTGGGCGGCACGGAGAGAAGCCTGGGGCCTTCCACGCTGGACCTGCAAGGGAACATTTACCTGGAGGGGGGCGAGACCGTCACGGTTGAGGACGTGGCGTCCGGTGAAATCAACACAGCGGCCCTGGCCGGCGCCTCGGTTTCATCCCCGCTCAATTATCTTCTGGGTGGCGATTTCCCAGGCTTGAGGATCCAGCGAATTGACCTGAAGATCGTTTCCAGGGATGAAAAACGCGTGGCCGTCTTGGAGCAGGTCTGGAGCACCAAGTCACAGGTGAGTCCTGGAGACCATATCGAAGTAACCGGGCTGCTGCGCACATCCTCGGGGGAGACGGAGGTCGAGAAAATTCCTGTCGATATTCCGGAAAGCATTAGCGACAAAAGGCTCTCTCTGGTTGTAGGGAGCGGTGCGAGCCTCAACGCAATTCAGAATCGTCTGACCCCCATCGGCACAACTCCGCGCGACCTGCAGCAACTGGTGCGGGCGCTCAACAGGATGCGCAGAAATAATCGACTTTATGCGCTTCTGATGACGCCGCAACGCTCCCTGACCCTGCAGGGCGAAGAGTACCCGTCACCTCCGCCGTCACTTGTGCAGACCTTCCTGGCCGACCCGGCCGTTTCCAACAGCGTCATCTACGGCAATGCTTCGGTTGTTGGTGACTACCAGACGAAGCCGACGCAGTATACGATCGAAGGACAAAAGACACTGTACTTGAACGTGGAAAACGTAGGGAACTGA
- a CDS encoding sigma-70 family RNA polymerase sigma factor — protein sequence MSPQKPAAPPAATETQLIARAQQGDEEAFAALFEAHKRRVYSLCLRMLGNPTEAEDLTQEAFLQLFRKISTFRGESAFSTWLHRLSVNVVLMHLRKKGINQISLDETENSQGEPVKRDYGDDDRRLVGSIDRIGINRAIAELPPGYRTVFILHDVEGYEHNEIAEIMNCSIGNSKSQLHKARLKLREWFQQRQRQQERSSPAQVAREAREEQ from the coding sequence TTGAGTCCACAGAAACCTGCGGCGCCACCGGCCGCTACAGAGACTCAGTTGATCGCGCGCGCCCAGCAAGGCGACGAGGAGGCATTCGCAGCGCTCTTCGAGGCCCACAAGAGGCGTGTTTATTCGCTATGCCTTCGCATGCTCGGCAATCCGACGGAAGCGGAAGATCTGACGCAAGAAGCATTTTTGCAGCTTTTTCGAAAGATCAGTACCTTTCGAGGCGAATCTGCCTTTTCCACATGGCTGCATCGCCTGTCGGTGAACGTCGTCTTGATGCACCTGCGGAAAAAGGGGATAAACCAGATTTCGTTGGACGAAACGGAGAATTCTCAGGGAGAACCGGTCAAACGGGATTATGGCGACGACGACCGCCGCCTGGTCGGGTCCATTGACCGCATCGGGATCAACCGGGCCATCGCGGAACTTCCTCCAGGTTACCGGACCGTCTTCATATTGCATGATGTGGAAGGTTATGAACATAATGAAATCGCTGAAATTATGAATTGCTCCATCGGCAACTCGAAGTCTCAACTCCACAAAGCCCGTCTGAAACTTCGCGAGTGGTTCCAGCAGCGTCAGCGGCAACAGGAAAGGAGCTCGCCTGCACAGGTGGCGAGAGAGGCGAGAGAGGAGCAGTAA
- a CDS encoding anti-sigma factor — protein sequence MAEESQKQTENFGCQEFNASLAEYLEGEASLDVRLHAERCSSCGSLLDDLELIRLTARDLPLESPSPRVWSNIRSALAQEGVIRERAKFWQRWIPSVPFVPRTAPAAVLAFALMLAVIMVFKGDIQNRESRNPAVTSATASSARQADLLGVQSKLVRTVREMEEDYRAHEASMDPSAQRVYQAGLTSLNNSIQECLDSLQKQPQNTLVRDYLMQAYAQKAEVLASALEYGGR from the coding sequence ATGGCAGAAGAGAGTCAGAAGCAGACGGAAAATTTTGGATGCCAGGAATTTAACGCGTCCCTGGCGGAGTATCTGGAAGGCGAAGCCAGTCTCGATGTTCGTCTCCACGCCGAGCGATGTTCGTCCTGCGGCTCGCTTCTGGATGACCTCGAATTAATCCGGCTTACTGCAAGAGACCTGCCCCTGGAGTCTCCTTCGCCTCGTGTCTGGAGCAACATCAGGTCGGCGCTGGCCCAGGAGGGTGTGATCCGTGAGAGGGCGAAGTTCTGGCAACGATGGATACCCTCGGTCCCGTTCGTACCCCGCACAGCCCCTGCCGCTGTCCTGGCATTTGCCCTGATGCTGGCGGTCATCATGGTTTTTAAGGGTGACATTCAGAACCGTGAAAGCCGGAACCCGGCTGTAACCTCGGCCACCGCTTCGAGCGCGCGCCAAGCGGACCTGCTCGGCGTACAATCGAAGCTCGTGCGAACTGTACGGGAGATGGAAGAAGACTATAGGGCCCATGAAGCATCGATGGACCCCTCAGCCCAAAGGGTCTATCAGGCTGGGCTGACTTCACTGAACAATTCCATTCAGGAATGCCTTGATTCGCTTCAAAAGCAACCCCAGAATACCCTCGTGCGCGATTACCTGATGCAAGCCTATGCCCAGAAGGCAGAAGTGCTTGCTTCGGCTTTGGAGTATGGCGGTCGGTGA
- a CDS encoding DUF4097 family beta strand repeat-containing protein, with translation MKKFRINSGAKAVGAMLLIPAGLLMAQGTGQSEKTISTTATPRVSISNLAGKVMVRGWDRLQVHVAYTIASPKVAVDTEQVPAQGPADKLHFTSYLIHRSEAVPNPVVDYVVQVPSGASLDIHDPQGTINIESIKGDTSVDSLGGTISVADAEGHLSIRSVGGNIEIIRSSGRVEAYSINGNLHFVSPASTRLHGTTTSGTILYEGDFAPGGDYVLSDYSGDITVICPSSASFELDAKTVRGKLDNQFPLVSRGPSSQSFHPPGNSIFGTQGSGQATLEVTSFSGTIRVRQQ, from the coding sequence TTGAAGAAATTCCGAATCAACAGCGGCGCAAAAGCCGTCGGAGCGATGTTACTGATTCCTGCCGGGCTGCTGATGGCGCAGGGAACAGGGCAATCTGAAAAGACTATTTCAACGACCGCCACCCCGCGGGTAAGCATTTCGAACCTGGCGGGCAAAGTTATGGTAAGAGGCTGGGACCGCTTGCAGGTCCACGTGGCTTACACAATCGCATCACCAAAGGTTGCAGTCGACACAGAACAGGTCCCCGCTCAGGGCCCCGCAGACAAGCTCCACTTCACATCGTATCTGATTCACCGTTCGGAGGCGGTCCCGAATCCGGTTGTGGACTACGTTGTTCAGGTCCCCTCCGGCGCCAGCCTGGATATCCATGACCCACAGGGGACCATCAACATAGAATCCATTAAAGGCGACACGTCGGTTGACTCGCTTGGAGGGACGATTTCGGTTGCCGATGCAGAAGGCCATTTGTCGATTCGCTCCGTGGGCGGCAACATCGAAATCATCCGTAGCTCAGGGCGCGTGGAGGCCTATTCCATCAACGGCAATCTTCACTTCGTGAGTCCCGCGAGCACCCGCCTGCATGGTACAACGACTTCGGGCACAATCTTGTACGAGGGCGACTTTGCGCCTGGAGGAGATTACGTCCTCTCTGATTACAGTGGCGACATTACCGTGATTTGTCCCTCCAGCGCTTCCTTCGAACTTGACGCCAAAACCGTACGCGGAAAACTGGACAATCAGTTTCCTCTGGTATCGCGCGGACCTTCGTCGCAGTCGTTTCATCCACCCGGAAACAGTATTTTCGGCACTCAGGGCAGTGGGCAGGCCACCTTGGAGGTGACCTCGTTCAGCGGCACCATTCGCGTTCGTCAGCAGTAA
- a CDS encoding shikimate kinase, with protein MNNHRQQLIYLVGFMGAGKSSVGTVLAQRMRWPFVDLDTVIEAGQGATIRQIFEHAGEPFFRQLERAALVEVAKAPPAVIALGGGTFVQRPNFELVRQSHGAIIWLDCPIEELWQRCSVMDNRPLFRDRDSFFELFEQRLPFYRQADFRIATGGRSPEEIVEEILRLGLF; from the coding sequence ATGAACAATCACCGGCAACAATTGATTTACCTGGTCGGATTCATGGGGGCCGGTAAGTCTTCAGTCGGCACGGTTCTGGCGCAGCGGATGCGGTGGCCATTTGTGGACCTGGACACAGTGATCGAGGCAGGACAGGGGGCGACGATTCGCCAGATCTTTGAGCATGCCGGGGAGCCTTTCTTTCGCCAGTTAGAGCGCGCCGCCCTGGTGGAAGTCGCAAAGGCGCCCCCAGCCGTCATAGCCTTAGGCGGAGGGACTTTTGTGCAGAGGCCGAATTTTGAACTGGTTCGGCAGTCCCACGGCGCCATCATCTGGCTGGACTGCCCCATCGAGGAACTCTGGCAGCGATGTTCCGTCATGGACAATCGCCCCTTGTTCCGCGATCGAGACAGCTTCTTTGAACTGTTTGAACAACGCCTCCCCTTCTACCGGCAGGCAGACTTTAGAATAGCGACCGGCGGGCGCTCTCCCGAAGAGATCGTGGAGGAAATTCTGCGCCTGGGATTGTTCTGA
- a CDS encoding O-antigen ligase family protein, which yields MTRKLEIVLALILVGTSFAFGGVQPIAYSLAEISVFAVVVLFLWSQTRQGRISLALPVWPLLFVLFVALQLLPLPQSLLAAVSPARQVTQAWLAPIQSAGSWSALSISPAATILGFFKVLAYLGVFFLATQMFDSGKRKSTMLTVLIALGCLEAGYGILQYLLGWNKIFGITNPYDSWVAFGTYINRNHFAGLMDLTFPLAFASAFDSYQLWSDPQRRIASTRSGGESPLEFRIVFYLFLVVIMVMGVVFSNSRGGIISVSLALIVLSVLTLLKVRRRSWGLVIAGLVTLAAAFCLWIGMGSILHRFVNMSHAEYEGTLRRSMMWSDTVQLFRHNPILGTGLGTYQDALRPFQTHLVNLTVDHAHNDYLEFASETGLIGFVLLFVPIFYLLVRMIISFLRDHRRYRSAILLGCIGSTLALLTHSLTDFNLQVPANAMIFAAILGVGYKAACIEPRQETQKPETSGL from the coding sequence ATGACAAGAAAACTGGAAATCGTTCTGGCCCTTATTCTCGTTGGGACTTCGTTTGCCTTCGGCGGAGTCCAGCCGATTGCTTATTCGTTGGCCGAAATATCGGTGTTCGCCGTCGTCGTTCTGTTCCTCTGGAGCCAGACGCGGCAAGGGAGAATCAGCCTGGCTTTGCCGGTTTGGCCTCTCCTGTTTGTGCTGTTTGTAGCGCTTCAGTTGCTTCCCCTTCCGCAATCCTTGCTGGCTGCAGTGTCGCCGGCGCGCCAAGTGACGCAGGCCTGGCTTGCACCGATCCAGAGCGCCGGTTCCTGGAGCGCCCTGAGTATTTCCCCTGCTGCGACCATCCTGGGTTTTTTCAAGGTCCTTGCCTATCTCGGCGTTTTTTTTCTTGCCACCCAGATGTTTGACTCCGGCAAGCGGAAAAGCACGATGCTGACAGTCTTGATTGCTTTAGGGTGCCTGGAAGCAGGCTATGGAATTCTCCAGTACCTGCTGGGTTGGAATAAGATCTTTGGCATAACCAACCCTTATGATTCCTGGGTCGCGTTCGGCACCTATATCAATCGCAATCACTTTGCCGGATTAATGGACCTTACATTTCCGCTCGCCTTCGCGTCCGCATTTGACTCTTATCAACTCTGGTCGGACCCCCAGCGCCGCATAGCTTCCACAAGGTCCGGCGGTGAAAGCCCCCTTGAGTTTCGGATCGTCTTCTATCTTTTCCTGGTTGTCATTATGGTGATGGGCGTCGTCTTTTCCAATTCCCGCGGAGGCATCATCTCCGTGTCCCTGGCCTTGATTGTGTTGTCGGTCCTGACGCTCCTGAAGGTTCGGCGCAGGAGTTGGGGGCTCGTAATCGCAGGACTTGTTACTCTGGCGGCGGCGTTTTGCCTCTGGATTGGAATGGGAAGTATCCTTCATCGATTCGTAAATATGAGTCACGCCGAGTACGAGGGGACGTTACGACGAAGTATGATGTGGAGCGATACTGTACAACTTTTTCGTCATAATCCCATCCTGGGCACGGGGCTGGGAACTTATCAAGACGCCTTGCGTCCTTTCCAGACCCATCTTGTCAATTTGACAGTCGATCATGCCCACAATGATTATCTGGAGTTTGCGTCGGAAACAGGCCTGATCGGTTTCGTCCTTCTGTTCGTTCCCATTTTTTATCTCCTGGTGCGGATGATCATCTCTTTTCTCAGGGACCATCGGCGTTACCGTAGCGCCATCCTGCTGGGGTGCATAGGAAGCACTCTCGCACTGTTGACGCACAGCCTGACAGACTTCAACTTGCAGGTCCCCGCCAATGCCATGATCTTCGCTGCGATTCTGGGGGTGGGATACAAGGCCGCCTGCATTGAACCCAGACAAGAGACCCAGAAGCCTGAAACCTCCGGCCTCTGA
- a CDS encoding sugar transferase, which yields MLKRQIRKSQLTLLASDTVAILVAVQAAIFLGTGQYLLLARGFKSIVVGYWFFLSLLFYITDLYNLRRDQQSDELASLVVLDSALAAAFLTLSFYFYQRWSFGRSFFVSLFLVTPGLVMMGRLAWSRLRGALTRPSTIAVLGDGPALEELGMVAREHRLKVVNVQVARCIPIPAGAQSETHSLHDGAGELQDIVANLRPDIIVLEPSAPLDPGTARALIDARFSGVAVLDFPTAFQMLSGKLPLNHMDGQWFLSAQGFQFFESNIAVRVKRLLDLGLAFALLVITAPLLPLIALGIKLLSKGPALFIQERVGRSGQIFRLFKFRTMSVGADTAGLWTLKNDPRVFPFGRFLRLTRLDELPQLINVLRGDMSFVGPRPESLLLVDLYRREIPYYNLRSAVRPGITGWAQINYPYGSSVKDAVEKLKYDLHYIQHLSLLFDIQIVLRTIRTVLGRQGSQ from the coding sequence ATGTTAAAACGGCAGATTCGCAAGTCGCAGTTGACGTTGCTGGCAAGCGACACAGTCGCCATCCTCGTGGCTGTGCAGGCTGCCATCTTTCTGGGTACCGGGCAATACCTCCTGCTGGCGCGGGGATTCAAGAGTATTGTGGTCGGTTACTGGTTCTTTCTGTCGCTCCTTTTCTACATTACAGATCTCTACAACCTGCGGCGTGATCAGCAGAGCGATGAGCTCGCCAGTCTGGTCGTGCTGGACTCCGCGCTGGCCGCGGCGTTCCTCACGCTCAGTTTTTATTTCTATCAACGGTGGAGCTTTGGAAGAAGCTTCTTCGTGAGTCTTTTCCTGGTGACGCCAGGGCTGGTGATGATGGGGCGGCTGGCATGGTCTCGCCTTCGCGGCGCGCTGACTCGCCCCTCTACGATAGCGGTCCTCGGTGATGGCCCGGCGCTCGAGGAGTTGGGAATGGTTGCGCGCGAACACAGGCTCAAGGTGGTCAACGTGCAGGTTGCAAGGTGTATCCCAATACCGGCTGGCGCTCAGAGTGAGACCCATTCGCTGCACGACGGCGCCGGCGAACTGCAGGACATTGTGGCAAATCTGCGGCCGGACATTATCGTCCTGGAGCCCTCGGCCCCGCTCGATCCTGGGACAGCGCGGGCGCTGATCGATGCCCGGTTTTCTGGCGTTGCCGTCCTCGACTTCCCAACTGCATTCCAGATGCTCAGCGGCAAGCTTCCCCTGAATCACATGGACGGCCAATGGTTCCTGAGCGCACAGGGATTTCAATTCTTCGAGAGCAACATCGCGGTGAGGGTGAAGCGATTGCTTGATTTGGGTCTGGCCTTTGCGCTTCTCGTGATCACGGCCCCCCTGCTGCCACTGATCGCGCTGGGCATCAAACTGCTGTCGAAAGGGCCGGCCCTTTTTATCCAGGAGCGGGTGGGACGGAGCGGCCAAATCTTCCGGCTCTTCAAATTTCGAACCATGTCCGTGGGTGCGGACACTGCGGGTCTCTGGACCCTGAAGAATGATCCTCGGGTATTCCCCTTCGGACGCTTCTTGAGGTTAACGAGGCTTGATGAACTCCCTCAACTCATCAACGTCTTGAGGGGAGACATGAGTTTCGTAGGGCCGAGGCCAGAAAGCCTCCTGCTGGTGGATCTCTACCGGCGGGAGATTCCTTATTACAACTTGCGCAGCGCCGTTCGTCCTGGCATCACCGGATGGGCGCAGATCAATTATCCTTATGGATCTTCGGTCAAGGATGCGGTGGAAAAGTTGAAATACGATTTGCACTACATCCAGCATCTCTCGCTGTTGTTCGACATCCAAATCGTTTTAAGGACTATCCGGACCGTCCTGGGCCGCCAGGGCAGCCAGTGA
- a CDS encoding glycosyltransferase: protein MTKAAFAWNGAVAFFSSLPLQVNLYQCSDLWRKLDSDIRSGAYDLLFVHLIRMAEYARPYRHLPRVLDMADSIYQHYARMRKFWWDPQWVGARIDRDRVRRYEAEVPGWFDRVLIHTEEDLEWVRKQSGATNLTQSLMGVDPDEFAFHEGPYEPRRIIYCAKLDYLPNADAALYFANEIFPLVRRRMPDAQFTVVGFNPPRSVRDLAGIPGVEVRANVVDIRREMAGAAVSVAPVRFGAGIQNKVLQSLSMGIPVVSTSFAARPFGDPEGSLLPAAGSPQEFADLVVRVLDDPQYRCQLALAGRRLIERRFQWDQVLAPLDQMLEDLAEKRFEARPC, encoded by the coding sequence ATGACGAAGGCTGCTTTCGCCTGGAACGGTGCAGTTGCTTTCTTTTCCTCCCTTCCGTTGCAGGTTAACCTCTACCAGTGTTCGGACCTGTGGCGAAAGCTGGATTCAGACATCCGCAGCGGTGCTTATGATTTGTTGTTTGTCCACTTGATCAGGATGGCGGAGTACGCCCGGCCTTACCGGCATCTTCCGCGTGTCCTGGATATGGCCGACTCGATCTACCAGCACTACGCGCGGATGCGCAAATTCTGGTGGGACCCTCAGTGGGTTGGCGCCCGAATCGATCGCGACAGAGTTCGCCGCTACGAGGCGGAGGTTCCAGGCTGGTTCGACAGGGTCTTGATCCATACGGAGGAAGACCTCGAGTGGGTCCGAAAACAGTCCGGGGCCACAAATTTAACGCAATCCTTGATGGGAGTTGACCCTGACGAATTCGCCTTCCACGAAGGGCCGTACGAGCCCCGGCGCATCATCTATTGCGCCAAGCTGGACTATCTGCCGAACGCCGATGCCGCCCTCTACTTCGCGAACGAGATTTTTCCACTTGTGCGGCGACGAATGCCGGACGCGCAATTTACTGTGGTGGGATTCAATCCGCCCCGCTCCGTGCGAGATCTGGCGGGAATTCCGGGCGTCGAGGTGCGGGCCAACGTGGTGGATATCCGCCGGGAGATGGCTGGCGCGGCGGTCAGCGTGGCCCCGGTCCGGTTCGGCGCAGGAATTCAGAACAAGGTCCTGCAGTCACTCTCGATGGGCATTCCAGTGGTATCGACTTCGTTTGCGGCAAGACCTTTTGGGGACCCCGAAGGTTCTCTATTGCCTGCCGCGGGAAGTCCCCAGGAATTTGCGGACCTGGTTGTCAGAGTTCTCGATGACCCGCAGTATCGCTGCCAGTTGGCACTGGCAGGCCGGAGACTGATCGAGCGGCGTTTTCAGTGGGACCAGGTTTTGGCCCCGTTGGACCAAATGCTGGAGGACCTCGCGGAAAAAAGGTTCGAAGCGCGGCCATGTTAA
- a CDS encoding HAD family hydrolase produces MRRRVLRRAVFLDRDGVIIRKAPENHYITAWEQVEFLPGIPEALRQLKRSGFLLVVVTNQSAVSRNQLAVDVLELIHKRMVNHLAQENVTIDAVYYCPHDRNGDCQCRKPRPRMLLQAAEEHGIDLQQSWMVGDAASDIEAGRAAGCRTVWLRPERLGGESRPPAEFSATSIQEAADWISGAGSR; encoded by the coding sequence ATGAGGAGGCGTGTTCTGCGCAGGGCAGTATTTCTCGATCGTGACGGGGTCATTATTCGCAAGGCCCCGGAAAACCATTACATCACAGCATGGGAGCAGGTGGAATTTCTTCCTGGCATACCCGAGGCCCTGCGGCAATTGAAGCGCAGCGGGTTTCTGCTGGTGGTCGTGACCAACCAAAGCGCCGTCTCCAGAAACCAACTGGCGGTCGATGTCCTGGAGTTGATCCACAAGAGAATGGTCAATCATCTTGCCCAGGAAAACGTCACAATTGATGCGGTTTATTATTGCCCGCACGACCGAAACGGAGATTGTCAATGCCGGAAGCCCCGCCCCAGAATGCTGTTGCAGGCCGCCGAGGAGCACGGGATCGACTTGCAGCAATCCTGGATGGTGGGAGACGCGGCAAGCGACATCGAGGCCGGCCGCGCGGCCGGTTGCAGAACAGTCTGGTTGCGGCCTGAGAGACTTGGTGGTGAAAGCCGGCCTCCGGCCGAGTTCAGCGCAACCTCTATTCAGGAAGCGGCAGACTGGATATCAGGCGCGGGTTCCCGGTAA